The nucleotide sequence AGGCGTACAGCATTGCATCGCCGGTTTCGCGATCCAGCGGCGGCATGGATTCCCAGGCCCCGTCGATCTGGTAGCGGATCGCACAGGCGGTTTGCGAGAAGTCCAACAGCACTTGGCTGGCACGATTGGCGATCGCGTGTGCGATTTGTCCGGCGATGACTTCGAAACCGGCGCCCTGTCTTGCAGCGACCAGGGTGGCTTGGGAATCACTGGACGACGGACCACGGGGCGAAAATTCGACCGGCCGGACGGTTTGCCAGGGCTGCAGTTCTTCCTGCTTGACGGATTTTCGTGCCATGCGGGGTTGGATCGCGAGAAGATGGTCAAAGAGATGGTGATGGCGGCAAGGACGCCTAGATTAATTCAACGGCCCGGGGCTGACTGCCCCCGAAGGCCGGAATGTCGCGGGGCCGCAGTTGGGCGGCTGCCGCAAAAACGGAACGATCGGAATCAGATGATCCCCGGCGCTTTGACGTCGATGCCCTTGAGTGCCATTTTCAGCGAATCTTTGTTCGGCGCGACGGCAAAGGCGGTGGGACGATCAATCAATTCGTCGTCGATCAATTGCTTCAACGACATCGTGAAGTCCTGCATGCCGTCTTCGGCACCGATCCGGATGGCATCGGGCAGTTTGTTGTCGTGGCCTTCCAAGACCAATTTCCGAATCATCGGGGTGAACGTCATGACTTCGCACGTCGGCACCCGCGAGACCCCCGGCTTGATGCTGCGCAGCAGTTTCTGTGCGACGATGCCTTTCATGTTGAACGCGATCGCGCTGCGGATGGCGTTGTGCATTTCTTCGGGGAACAAGTCCAAGATCCGGCCGATGGTGGTCGACGCACTGGATGCGTGAATCGTTCCGAACACCAAGTGACCGGTTTCGGCGGCGTGGATGGCCGTCATGAAGGTTTCTTCATCCCGCAGTTCCCCGACCAGGATGATGTCGGGGTCTTCCCGCACCGCGTGCTTCATGCCGACGCCAAAGTCGACGACGTCTTGCCCGATTTCACGCTGGTTAATCAGCGATTTGTCTTCGGTAAAGATGAATTCGATCGGGTCTTCCAGCGTCAGAATGTGCTTGCGATAGATGCTGTTGATGTAGTTCAGCATCGAACCGATGGTCGTCGACTTGCCGCTGCCCG is from Crateriforma conspicua and encodes:
- a CDS encoding type IV pilus twitching motility protein PilT, with product MSHQSSQKADHHGPHFDDNSAEAIAARLTESLLKDREELEVDKIFRALVKLEGSDLHLKVGQPPMVRVGGELKPLNRPPIEAEEMVRLLIPMMDHRNLKIFEEEGGADFAYLCQVDGVNWRFRVNMLKSLGNIGLVARRINNFIPDFRGLFLPDSIESLCHFEQGMILLAGVTGSGKSTTIGSMLNYINSIYRKHILTLEDPIEFIFTEDKSLINQREIGQDVVDFGVGMKHAVREDPDIILVGELRDEETFMTAIHAAETGHLVFGTIHASSASTTIGRILDLFPEEMHNAIRSAIAFNMKGIVAQKLLRSIKPGVSRVPTCEVMTFTPMIRKLVLEGHDNKLPDAIRIGAEDGMQDFTMSLKQLIDDELIDRPTAFAVAPNKDSLKMALKGIDVKAPGII